In the Malania oleifera isolate guangnan ecotype guangnan chromosome 1, ASM2987363v1, whole genome shotgun sequence genome, one interval contains:
- the LOC131152691 gene encoding probable prolyl 4-hydroxylase 9, whose translation MKARAKAPWTVVTKLGLPAVFLLCSFFFLAGFFGSTLLSQDVPGVRRPRMLESVDEEIDFDLLPNGETGESSISRIPFQVLSWKPRALYFPNFATAEQCKSIIEMATVNLTPSTLALRKGETEENTKGIRTSSGTFISASEDKTGILQNVEEKIAKVTMIPRINGEAFNILRYEIGQRYNCHYDAFNPAEYGPQKSQRIASFLLYLSDVEEGGETMFPFENGSNMDLNYDFQKCVGLKVKPRQGDGLLFYSLFPNGTIDPASLHGSCPVIKGVKWVATKWIRDVEQDD comes from the exons ATGAAAGCGAGAGCGAAAGCGCCTTGGACCGTCGTCACCAAGCTAGGTTTACCGGCCGTCTTCCTCCTCTGCTCCTTCTTCTTCCTCGCCGGCTTCTTCGGCTCCACTCTCCTCTCTCAG GATGTCCCCGGCGTGCGGAGGCCGAGGATGTTGGAATCGGTCGACGAGGAGATCGATTTCGATCTGTTGCCGAACGGGGAGACCGGAGAATCTTCTATTTCAAGGATCCCCTTCCAG GTTTTAAGCTGGAAACCGCGTGCATTATATTTTCCTAATTTTGCTACTGCAGAACAATGCAAAAGTATAATTGAAATGGCAACCGTAAACCTTACTCCATCAACCTTGGCTTTACGAAAAGGAGAAACAGAAGAGAACACCAAGGGAATTAGAACAAG TTCTGGCACATTCATTAGTGCATCTGAAGACAAAACTGGGATCTTGCAAAATGTTGAGGAAAAGATTGCAAAGGTTACAATGATTCCCAGGATCAACGGAGAG GCATTCAACATATTGCGTTATGAGATCGGCCAGAGGTATAATTGTCATTATGATGCATTCAATCCTGCTGAATATGGTCCACAAAAGAGCCAGAGG ATTGCTTCTTTTCTGTTGTATTTATCTGATGTTGAAGAAGGTGGAGAAACCATGTTTCCATTTGAG AATGGCTCAAACATGGATCTCAATTATGATTTCCAAAAGTGTGTCGGTTTGAAAGTAAAACCACGACAAGGAGACGGACTTCTGTTCTATTCATTGTTCCCAAATGGTACAATTGATCCA GCATCGCTTCATGGAAGCTGTCCAGTGATTAAAGGAGTGAAATGGGTAGCTACCAAGTGGATCAGAGATGTCGAACAAGATGACTAA